In Solobacterium moorei, a single genomic region encodes these proteins:
- a CDS encoding HAD family hydrolase — protein sequence MKTLIWYFNGTILDDLQLCLSIENEMLKKREMEKYPVTKQDYLNTFSFPVINYYYHIGYTFDTESYEEVSLEFNQEYDRRFDECSLMDDFITMVEKAIQLGYCNVILSASRHDKLVEQCKLLGIDQYFDEILGIDNMLAASKVEMAKIWMEKSHAEPSECKYIGDTVHDKEVAEALGIHDCVLIANGHQSYEVLRKVTDNVVYTLKEVFNYKKIK from the coding sequence ATGAAAACTTTAATTTGGTACTTTAATGGCACAATTTTAGATGATTTACAATTGTGCTTATCGATTGAAAATGAAATGTTAAAAAAGAGGGAAATGGAGAAGTATCCTGTCACAAAACAAGACTATCTCAACACATTCTCGTTTCCGGTAATTAACTACTATTACCATATTGGTTATACCTTTGATACAGAAAGCTATGAGGAAGTATCTCTTGAATTTAATCAAGAATACGACCGTCGTTTCGATGAGTGTTCTTTGATGGATGATTTTATTACTATGGTAGAAAAGGCAATCCAGCTTGGATATTGCAATGTTATTCTGTCCGCATCTCGTCATGATAAACTTGTAGAGCAGTGTAAATTACTAGGAATTGATCAATACTTTGATGAAATTCTAGGGATTGATAATATGCTTGCGGCTTCAAAAGTCGAGATGGCAAAGATTTGGATGGAAAAGAGTCATGCGGAACCATCTGAATGTAAATACATCGGTGATACTGTTCATGATAAAGAAGTTGCGGAAGCACTTGGTATTCATGATTGTGTACTGATTGCAAATGGTCATCAATCATATGAAGTTTTACGCAAGGTAACAGATAACGTTGTATATACATTAAAAGAGGTATTTAACTATAAGAAAATCAAGTAA
- a CDS encoding DUF1648 domain-containing protein, which yields MKSSKIKHLIISSILCLATVGIFLVFGKNLPDIVPVHWDSSGNVNGTIAKTYLTYGAPFAYLLINFIAFAKFQGSEKATWKYYLVPLSVIAISFLVIFLALR from the coding sequence ATGAAATCATCAAAGATTAAGCACCTAATTATTAGTAGTATTTTATGCTTAGCTACAGTTGGCATTTTCTTGGTATTTGGTAAGAATTTACCAGATATAGTACCAGTACATTGGGATTCATCTGGAAATGTTAATGGTACTATCGCCAAAACCTACTTAACTTACGGAGCGCCATTTGCATATTTGCTTATTAACTTTATTGCATTTGCAAAGTTTCAAGGAAGTGAAAAAGCAACATGGAAATACTATCTTGTACCATTAAGTGTAATAGCAATTAGTTTCTTGGTAATATTTTTAGCTTTGAGATAA
- a CDS encoding recombinase family protein: MRNFEKITALYERLSRDDELQGESNSIVNQKKILEEYASKNNLSNIIHFTDDGISGTQFDRPGFMAMMNGVNSGNIGCIIVKDMSRLGRDYLKVGQCMEILRQKGVRLIAINDNVDSFYREDDFTPFRNIMNEWYARDTSRKIQSTFKSKGESGKHTASSPPYGYIKDEKDKDKWIVDEKAAEIVRRIFNLTMQGNGPYRIAKILEAEKIDIPAYHQQKLGYGLHQSKNFEHPYRWCSSTIASILKKQEYLGHTVNFKTRKHFKDKKSKYVSEDNWLIFENTHEPIIDQETFDNVQRIRGNVKRYPDGWGEYHPLTGLMYCADCGSKMYVHRTSNYKNIPYYTCSAYTKTPCGTLCQSAHRIKAEVVLNLIQDTLKDIKKYLDEDNEAFIRSIQNEMEEKEKIEIEKKKIRLTESQNRLQELERLMCRIYEDMILNKIPNNRYEILNNQYETEQLTLSKEIKDLELAISRYEKETDRAKKFISLISRYENFDELTTTMINEFVEKIIVHERDRKGSQTSKQKIEIYFNFIGNYELPQAELSEEEKQKLEEEERKIKERKDKLHQNYLKRKASGKQKEYEDKYKARREQKKQEKLKVLKRVGIPITEYMCTHKTDFK; the protein is encoded by the coding sequence ATGAGGAATTTTGAAAAGATAACAGCACTCTATGAGAGATTAAGTCGTGATGACGAACTTCAAGGAGAAAGTAACTCAATCGTCAATCAAAAGAAAATCCTTGAAGAATATGCAAGTAAGAATAATTTATCCAACATCATACATTTTACAGATGACGGAATAAGCGGAACACAGTTTGATAGACCGGGATTTATGGCAATGATGAACGGAGTAAACAGTGGAAATATCGGTTGTATCATCGTAAAAGATATGAGTAGACTCGGCAGAGATTATCTAAAAGTCGGTCAATGTATGGAGATATTAAGACAAAAGGGCGTAAGACTAATTGCTATCAACGACAATGTAGACAGTTTTTACAGAGAAGATGATTTTACCCCTTTTAGAAATATTATGAATGAATGGTATGCAAGAGATACATCAAGAAAAATACAATCGACGTTCAAATCAAAAGGAGAAAGTGGAAAGCATACGGCAAGTTCTCCACCTTATGGCTATATCAAAGATGAAAAAGACAAAGATAAGTGGATTGTAGATGAAAAAGCAGCAGAGATAGTAAGGCGAATATTTAACCTGACCATGCAAGGCAATGGTCCGTATCGAATAGCAAAGATATTGGAAGCAGAAAAAATAGATATACCAGCTTATCATCAACAAAAATTAGGCTACGGACTACATCAAAGCAAAAACTTTGAACATCCCTATCGTTGGTGTAGTTCAACCATAGCAAGCATTCTAAAGAAACAGGAATACTTAGGACATACAGTCAATTTCAAAACAAGAAAGCACTTCAAGGACAAGAAAAGCAAATATGTATCCGAGGATAACTGGCTTATTTTTGAAAATACACACGAGCCAATTATAGACCAAGAAACCTTTGACAATGTGCAAAGGATAAGGGGAAATGTAAAAAGGTATCCTGACGGTTGGGGCGAATATCACCCACTAACAGGACTGATGTATTGTGCAGATTGTGGGAGCAAGATGTATGTTCATAGAACAAGCAATTATAAGAATATTCCCTATTACACTTGCAGTGCCTATACCAAAACACCTTGTGGGACACTTTGTCAATCAGCACACAGAATAAAAGCGGAAGTAGTCTTAAATCTAATACAAGACACACTAAAAGATATTAAAAAATATCTTGATGAAGATAACGAAGCCTTTATCCGTTCCATTCAAAATGAAATGGAAGAAAAGGAAAAAATAGAGATAGAAAAGAAAAAGATAAGATTAACGGAAAGCCAAAACAGACTTCAGGAACTCGAACGACTTATGTGCAGAATTTATGAAGATATGATTTTAAATAAGATACCGAATAATCGCTATGAAATTTTAAATAACCAATATGAAACTGAGCAACTCACGTTAAGTAAAGAGATTAAAGACTTAGAGCTTGCAATATCAAGATATGAAAAAGAAACAGACAGAGCTAAGAAATTTATATCTCTTATCAGTCGTTATGAAAACTTTGATGAACTTACAACTACAATGATAAATGAGTTTGTAGAAAAGATTATCGTACATGAAAGAGATAGAAAAGGAAGTCAGACATCAAAGCAAAAGATAGAAATTTACTTTAATTTCATAGGAAATTATGAACTGCCACAGGCGGAGTTAAGCGAGGAAGAAAAACAAAAACTTGAGGAAGAAGAAAGAAAAATCAAGGAAAGAAAAGACAAGCTACATCAAAATTACCTGAAGCGTAAAGCGAGTGGAAAACAGAAAGAGTATGAAGATAAATATAAGGCAAGAAGGGAGCAGAAGAAACAGGAGAAATTAAAGGTTCTAAAAAGAGTGGGTATACCAATTACTGAATATATGTGTACCCATAAAACAGATTTCAAATAA
- a CDS encoding autorepressor SdpR family transcription factor: protein MGFPNTFKALADPVRRDILLSLKQKSLTAGEIAEKYDLSNSTISYHLSLLKKAELVTERKYKNFIYYDINISVFEEMIIWLSQFQGVENEE, encoded by the coding sequence GTGGGATTTCCGAATACATTTAAAGCATTGGCAGATCCTGTAAGGCGTGATATTTTACTTTCCTTAAAGCAAAAATCACTTACAGCAGGAGAAATTGCTGAAAAATATGATTTATCTAATTCAACCATTTCTTATCATTTATCCTTGCTAAAAAAAGCAGAATTAGTAACGGAGAGGAAGTATAAGAATTTTATATACTATGACATAAATATATCCGTATTTGAGGAAATGATAATTTGGTTATCACAGTTTCAAGGAGTGGAAAATGAAGAATAA
- a CDS encoding ATP-binding protein has translation MIKELEKVMIEDVEYSFNPEKEYIKDGHAYCKVCHERKDGKALEFFGKQMIFKTACKCDRDREAKEKERQKQLEIERLKSICFTSMIQWAYTFENYHGKENQSLIIAKNFVKDYELMKKENIGLLFYGSVGSGKTYLACSIANALIEQYQISVKIRNFAQIINELQKGGFDLDKNAYIESLVNTSVLILDDLGIERDTSYAKEQVYNIVNNRYLKHKPTIFTTNLSYSQIENCTESVEYQRIYSRIIEMCIPVMVLGEDYRKVIQEEKLKRNKERLLTGGERT, from the coding sequence ATGATTAAAGAATTAGAGAAAGTGATGATAGAAGATGTGGAATACAGCTTCAATCCTGAAAAAGAATACATCAAAGACGGACACGCCTACTGTAAAGTGTGCCATGAAAGAAAAGATGGAAAAGCATTAGAATTTTTCGGAAAGCAGATGATATTTAAGACAGCTTGTAAATGCGATAGAGATAGAGAAGCAAAAGAAAAAGAAAGACAAAAGCAGCTTGAAATCGAGAGATTAAAAAGTATCTGCTTCACATCCATGATTCAATGGGCATATACCTTTGAAAACTATCATGGAAAAGAAAATCAGAGCCTTATTATCGCAAAGAATTTTGTAAAAGATTATGAACTGATGAAAAAAGAAAACATCGGACTTTTGTTTTATGGTTCGGTGGGTAGCGGAAAGACCTATCTTGCCTGCTCTATTGCCAATGCACTGATTGAACAGTATCAGATAAGCGTTAAGATTAGAAACTTTGCACAGATAATCAACGAACTGCAAAAAGGCGGATTTGACCTTGATAAAAACGCATATATCGAATCCCTTGTAAATACTTCCGTTCTTATCTTAGATGATTTAGGAATTGAAAGAGATACAAGCTATGCCAAAGAGCAGGTATATAACATTGTGAATAACAGGTACTTAAAGCATAAGCCGACAATCTTTACTACAAATCTTTCATACAGCCAAATTGAAAACTGTACGGAGAGTGTGGAATACCAAAGAATTTACTCAAGAATTATTGAGATGTGTATTCCTGTGATGGTACTTGGAGAAGATTACAGGAAAGTTATTCAGGAAGAAAAATTAAAGAGGAATAAAGAAAGATTACTGACTGGAGGTGAGAGAACTTGA
- a CDS encoding SdpI family protein — MKNKKWYVVIILLSFSASIYSLTNGNREISFYKLYILPMIISVFSIGLDIIGGMLAKRDRLPHKLVLPIAMSVPALFSISQYGKYVFNQANENYTQKIIHVLVALTIITVGNYLPKTKPSRFVGLKFFWLLDRPVLWFKVHRLAGYLWIICGILILSVGLSNKWFWMISYAMLLYVIPLIYSIVLLKKEKEEKNEIIKD; from the coding sequence ATGAAGAATAAAAAATGGTATGTGGTAATAATACTACTTAGTTTTTCAGCAAGTATATACTCATTAACTAACGGAAATAGAGAAATTAGTTTCTATAAGTTGTATATACTACCAATGATAATTTCGGTATTTAGCATAGGCTTAGATATAATTGGTGGGATGCTGGCGAAAAGAGATAGATTGCCACATAAATTAGTATTGCCTATTGCAATGAGTGTTCCTGCGTTATTTTCTATATCACAATATGGAAAGTATGTTTTTAATCAAGCGAATGAAAACTATACTCAGAAAATAATACATGTTTTAGTAGCTTTAACCATTATTACAGTTGGGAATTATTTGCCAAAAACAAAACCAAGTAGATTTGTAGGACTGAAATTTTTCTGGTTATTAGATAGACCGGTACTATGGTTTAAAGTGCATAGGTTGGCGGGATATTTATGGATTATATGTGGCATTTTGATACTATCCGTTGGTCTTTCAAATAAATGGTTTTGGATGATTAGTTATGCAATGCTGCTATATGTCATTCCATTGATATATTCCATTGTGTTATTAAAAAAAGAAAAGGAGGAGAAAAATGAAATCATCAAAGATTAA
- a CDS encoding DUF3847 domain-containing protein, whose amino-acid sequence MKKEKTLQEVQIEIAELEEEKESYEIQLRQLKNREKMLVKLANKKERTRRNHRLIQRGLIVEKVIKNPLMFTNEDIEKLLNISTHTEEYRQAYEEMINGKDMEDETDIEGTA is encoded by the coding sequence ATGAAAAAAGAAAAAACATTACAAGAAGTACAAATAGAAATTGCAGAGCTTGAGGAAGAAAAAGAAAGCTATGAAATTCAGTTACGACAACTAAAGAATAGAGAAAAAATGTTAGTCAAGTTAGCAAATAAAAAAGAGAGAACAAGAAGAAATCATAGGCTTATTCAAAGAGGCTTGATAGTAGAAAAGGTAATTAAAAATCCTCTTATGTTTACCAATGAGGATATAGAAAAGCTGTTAAACATCTCTACTCACACAGAAGAATACAGACAAGCCTATGAAGAAATGATAAATGGAAAAGATATGGAAGATGAAACAGATATTGAGGGAACAGCATAA
- the rlmD gene encoding 23S rRNA (uracil(1939)-C(5))-methyltransferase RlmD → MSKKCGGCAYIDVPYEEQLKMKREEMRKIFRTKAVEPVLGMKDPYHYRHKIYASFARDKKTNRIYAGMYEENSHRKVPSEMCLIQHTLANEILTTICKLAESMRIEIYDEDSGRGMLRHAYIRISKATNDVLLDIVIGSKGLPSSKNFVNALVKKFPQIKTIILNFNRAHTSMILGKDERVLYGPGYITDRIGGLEFRVSSKSFYQVNPEQTEVLYRRALSLAKIKDTDVVLDACCGIGTISLLAAQSAKHVIGVEINPQAIRDAKNNAKHNKLLNTEFYSADAAEFIQRMNIKPDVVILDPPRSGMTLPFMHKLAQLSPDRVVYISCNPYTQITDIEPLKKAGYKIKKIVPVDLFCFTPHVETVALLSKLDVDKHIDVEIKLDELDLTSAESKATYAQIKEYVWNKFGLKVPTLYIAQIKKKCGIKLREHYNKSKKEKQVIPQCTPEKEEAIMDALRHFKMI, encoded by the coding sequence GTGAGTAAAAAGTGTGGTGGATGTGCATACATCGATGTCCCATATGAAGAACAATTAAAAATGAAACGTGAAGAGATGCGTAAGATTTTCCGTACCAAAGCAGTTGAACCGGTGCTTGGCATGAAAGATCCGTATCACTATCGTCATAAAATCTATGCAAGCTTTGCAAGAGATAAAAAGACTAACAGGATCTATGCAGGCATGTATGAAGAAAATAGTCATCGTAAAGTGCCAAGTGAGATGTGTTTGATTCAACATACGCTCGCAAATGAGATTCTTACGACAATCTGTAAGTTAGCAGAATCCATGCGTATTGAAATTTACGATGAAGATAGTGGTAGGGGTATGTTACGTCATGCGTATATTCGTATCTCGAAAGCAACAAATGATGTTTTACTTGATATCGTAATTGGTTCAAAGGGACTACCAAGTTCAAAGAATTTCGTAAACGCACTGGTAAAGAAATTTCCACAGATTAAAACGATTATTCTGAATTTTAATCGTGCTCATACATCGATGATACTTGGAAAAGATGAAAGAGTATTATATGGTCCAGGTTATATCACTGACCGTATTGGTGGCTTAGAGTTCCGCGTTTCATCAAAGTCATTCTATCAAGTTAATCCAGAACAAACGGAAGTGCTCTATCGTAGAGCACTATCACTTGCGAAGATTAAAGATACTGATGTTGTATTGGATGCATGTTGTGGTATTGGAACAATCTCTTTACTAGCGGCTCAATCTGCAAAGCATGTTATTGGAGTTGAAATCAATCCACAAGCTATACGAGATGCTAAAAACAATGCAAAGCACAACAAATTATTAAATACAGAATTCTATTCAGCAGATGCGGCAGAGTTTATTCAACGCATGAATATAAAACCAGATGTAGTAATTCTAGATCCACCAAGATCTGGAATGACACTACCATTCATGCATAAACTAGCACAGCTTTCTCCAGATAGAGTTGTGTATATCTCTTGTAATCCATATACACAGATAACAGATATTGAACCGTTGAAGAAAGCTGGATATAAGATTAAAAAGATTGTACCAGTTGATCTATTCTGTTTTACACCACACGTCGAGACGGTAGCACTTTTGTCCAAACTCGATGTCGATAAGCATATAGATGTTGAAATTAAGCTGGATGAGCTGGATTTGACAAGTGCAGAGAGCAAGGCAACATATGCTCAAATCAAAGAATATGTTTGGAATAAATTTGGATTAAAAGTACCTACACTATATATTGCTCAGATAAAAAAGAAATGCGGAATTAAACTGAGGGAGCATTATAACAAATCGAAAAAAGAGAAACAGGTTATTCCACAATGCACACCGGAAAAAGAGGAAGCCATCATGGATGCTTTAAGGCATTTTAAAATGATTTAA
- a CDS encoding metallophosphoesterase family protein: MRILQLSDIHYRTHYTADDAYERLLAKLESPLKHLEMCLQDALQHGEYDCVCLTGDICDNGSADDYRTVESIVKQYFPEILSIAIPGNHDNDNYQQVFGTKSHTMHQIQDYTILALNNSEYGNANGKFTEEDFSWLDKKLNTPEKKIILMHHPVRKYPGIPCLPQAGKFIQHIQNTNTVLVMQGHVHWSEDYTINDTYYSVGPSTSFQGKNNTENDSVTFYDMAGYKIYDLIDNHVSTTSYMINKPTKVCSWKFKENKIQEIDVDINADT, from the coding sequence ATGAGAATCTTGCAATTAAGTGATATACATTATCGTACACATTACACAGCCGATGATGCATATGAAAGACTACTTGCTAAACTAGAGAGTCCATTAAAGCACTTGGAGATGTGCTTGCAAGATGCGCTACAACACGGAGAATATGATTGTGTTTGTTTGACGGGTGATATCTGTGATAATGGAAGTGCTGATGATTATCGTACAGTGGAAAGTATTGTTAAGCAATACTTTCCGGAAATCCTAAGCATAGCGATTCCTGGAAATCATGATAATGATAATTATCAGCAAGTATTTGGAACTAAAAGTCATACTATGCATCAAATACAGGACTATACGATTCTTGCATTAAATAATTCTGAGTATGGAAATGCAAATGGGAAATTCACAGAGGAGGATTTCTCTTGGCTTGATAAAAAACTAAATACACCTGAAAAGAAAATCATTTTGATGCATCATCCAGTCAGAAAATATCCAGGGATACCATGTTTACCACAAGCTGGAAAGTTTATTCAGCATATTCAAAATACGAATACAGTATTAGTCATGCAAGGTCATGTACATTGGAGTGAAGACTATACAATCAATGATACATACTATAGCGTAGGTCCAAGTACATCCTTTCAGGGAAAAAATAATACTGAAAATGACAGTGTTACATTCTATGATATGGCTGGGTATAAAATATATGATTTAATTGATAACCATGTTTCAACTACATCATATATGATAAATAAGCCTACAAAAGTATGCAGTTGGAAATTTAAGGAAAATAAGATTCAAGAAATCGATGTCGATATTAACGCGGATACATAA
- a CDS encoding ABC transporter ATP-binding protein — protein sequence MLKINNFSKTYSNGHVAIANLNLTVEAGDIYAFIGSNGSGKTSTIKAIVGIHDFDGEIIVNGKKVSRKNETYKKDIAYIPDNPDVYENLTGFQYVNFVSDLYEVAKNVREEKLDYFSNLFEMKSFLNNTISSYSHGMKQKIVIISALIHSPKLLVMDEPFVGLDPKSSYLLKEEMRKLARNGGAIFFSTHVLEVAEKLCNKIAMIDNGHLIFEGKTTEILKNSDGLEQYFMEMIKK from the coding sequence ATGCTGAAAATAAATAATTTTTCGAAAACCTATAGTAATGGTCATGTTGCAATTGCTAACTTAAATTTAACGGTAGAAGCAGGTGATATATATGCGTTTATTGGTTCTAATGGTTCAGGTAAGACATCAACTATAAAGGCTATCGTGGGAATACATGATTTTGATGGTGAAATCATTGTTAATGGTAAAAAAGTAAGCAGAAAAAATGAAACTTATAAAAAAGATATTGCTTATATACCGGATAATCCTGATGTATATGAAAATTTGACAGGCTTTCAATATGTCAATTTTGTATCTGATTTATACGAAGTCGCAAAAAATGTAAGAGAGGAAAAGTTAGATTATTTCTCAAACTTGTTTGAAATGAAATCCTTTCTAAACAATACAATTTCATCCTATTCACATGGTATGAAACAAAAAATTGTGATTATCTCAGCATTGATTCATTCCCCTAAGTTATTAGTAATGGATGAGCCTTTCGTGGGATTAGATCCCAAATCATCATATTTGCTAAAAGAAGAAATGAGAAAGTTAGCGAGAAATGGTGGAGCAATTTTCTTTTCAACACATGTTTTAGAAGTTGCAGAAAAGCTTTGTAATAAAATTGCCATGATAGATAATGGACATTTGATTTTTGAGGGTAAAACAACAGAAATATTAAAAAACTCTGATGGATTAGAGCAATATTTTATGGAGATGATTAAAAAATGA
- a CDS encoding PcfB family protein yields the protein MINEEIARKTLNMEVKAAKVTGKLILNLLKKLMKEAEKLGGLEKLVNANGNEVKLKDMVKKGQLEEIPVEEAELKELKKELNRYGVKFSVMKDKESGKYSVFFQAKDMKVMDKAFKHALAESEKKTERKESIHKNIEKFKEMAKNSLSKDKVKNKQKEQSL from the coding sequence TTGATCAATGAAGAAATCGCAAGAAAAACGCTTAACATGGAAGTGAAAGCTGCTAAAGTAACAGGAAAGCTAATTCTGAACTTATTAAAGAAACTGATGAAAGAGGCTGAAAAACTTGGAGGACTGGAAAAGCTGGTTAATGCTAACGGAAATGAAGTAAAGCTCAAAGATATGGTTAAAAAGGGACAGCTTGAAGAAATTCCGGTAGAAGAAGCAGAGCTGAAGGAACTGAAAAAAGAGCTGAACAGATATGGGGTAAAGTTTTCAGTAATGAAAGATAAGGAAAGCGGTAAATACTCCGTATTCTTTCAGGCAAAAGACATGAAAGTCATGGATAAAGCCTTTAAACACGCTCTTGCAGAATCAGAAAAGAAAACGGAAAGAAAAGAATCTATCCACAAGAATATTGAGAAGTTCAAGGAGATGGCAAAGAACTCTCTTTCTAAAGATAAAGTTAAGAATAAACAAAAGGAGCAGAGCCTATGA
- a CDS encoding CD1845 family protein: protein MRWIIKIILFPISLALSILTAFLSFLLAIGTTILYLLMIMCVVVGVVSLFQKDFSIGIEALILGLLLSPYGIPMVGATVIAFLQGINEAIKSI from the coding sequence ATGAGATGGATAATAAAAATAATCTTGTTTCCAATTAGCTTGGCATTAAGTATCCTCACAGCATTTCTATCATTTTTACTTGCCATAGGAACAACAATACTGTATTTGCTAATGATTATGTGTGTAGTTGTCGGGGTTGTATCATTGTTTCAAAAAGATTTTTCAATTGGCATAGAAGCATTGATATTAGGATTACTGTTAAGTCCATACGGAATACCGATGGTTGGTGCAACTGTTATAGCTTTTTTGCAAGGTATCAATGAAGCAATAAAATCAATCTAA
- a CDS encoding replication initiator protein A, translating into MDFDYFYNREAERFNFLKVPEILVDGEEFKGLSAEAIILYSMLLKRTGMSFKNNWVDKEGRVFIYFTVEEIMRRRNISKPTAIKTLDELDSKKGIGLIERVRLGLGKPNVIYVKDFMSIIAVKENDFQKSKNLTSEVKDFNLRSKKNELQEVQNVDSNYIENNKSKYSKREYSFGENGLGTFQNVFLKDEDIGELQIKMAGELDNYIERLSTYLQSTGKTYKDHKATILSWFYKDQGSKKKTNIPTWEEYNKGVHL; encoded by the coding sequence ATGGACTTTGACTATTTCTATAACAGAGAAGCAGAGCGATTTAACTTTCTGAAAGTGCCTGAAATATTAGTAGACGGAGAAGAATTTAAGGGGCTGTCTGCGGAAGCAATCATCCTATACTCCATGCTTTTGAAACGCACAGGAATGTCATTTAAGAATAACTGGGTGGACAAGGAAGGCAGAGTATTTATCTATTTCACAGTTGAAGAAATTATGAGAAGAAGAAATATCTCAAAGCCTACTGCCATAAAAACATTAGACGAGTTAGACAGCAAAAAAGGAATAGGACTGATTGAAAGAGTAAGGCTTGGACTTGGTAAGCCGAATGTCATTTATGTTAAAGATTTTATGAGCATAATAGCGGTAAAAGAAAATGACTTTCAGAAGTCAAAAAACTTAACTTCAGAAGTAAAAGATTTTAACCTCAGAAGTAAAAAAAATGAACTTCAGGAAGTTCAAAATGTTGACTCTAACTATATAGAGAATAATAAGAGTAAGTATAGTAAGAGAGAATATAGTTTTGGGGAAAACGGACTTGGAACATTTCAAAATGTCTTTTTAAAGGATGAGGATATAGGCGAATTACAAATAAAAATGGCAGGAGAGCTTGATAACTACATTGAAAGACTATCAACCTATCTTCAAAGCACCGGAAAGACATATAAAGACCATAAAGCAACAATCCTTTCTTGGTTTTATAAAGATCAGGGAAGTAAGAAAAAAACCAATATCCCTACATGGGAGGAATATAACAAGGGAGTACATTTATGA
- a CDS encoding IS110 family transposase, which produces MINIGIDIGKFKHCAPVLDDSTGEVLIKPFFLTNDRKGFDLLYSKTKQFIRRKHSVGMEDTGHYMINLTNYLLDKKFTVKYINPRATCLRRKELGISAKNDRKDALLIAEMLSEKKFWRSISPRSIENGKFRDITRLYYQLQEQQNQDMNRLQRALDIVFPEVNSLSWTRYSKAYMKFLSAYPSASSIAFEDIRNLRKALKTEGRGRQCKVTAEEIRYLAKHSVGEDSSSIDLEVTSIIAIINAREEQIRILEKKIEEFSHKLNSPIISIPGISHISGMTILAEIGDINHFHNTENLISFAGMDPLVYQSGKYDATHMPISKHGSRYMRKALYQAVFTVCKYSPTFHAYYTKKRNQGKSHRCAQGHCARKLLRVIYKLLSSNSPYDQNHIH; this is translated from the coding sequence ATGATCAACATTGGTATCGATATCGGTAAGTTCAAGCACTGTGCTCCAGTACTCGATGATTCTACCGGTGAAGTTCTCATCAAACCCTTCTTCCTCACAAACGATCGGAAGGGATTTGATCTACTCTATTCTAAAACGAAACAATTTATTCGCAGGAAACATTCCGTCGGTATGGAAGATACCGGTCATTATATGATCAATCTCACAAATTACCTACTCGACAAGAAATTCACTGTCAAATACATCAATCCAAGGGCTACCTGCCTACGTCGCAAAGAACTTGGTATATCTGCCAAGAATGACAGAAAAGATGCGCTTTTAATAGCAGAAATGTTAAGTGAGAAGAAATTCTGGCGTTCCATTTCTCCACGTTCTATTGAAAATGGTAAATTTCGTGATATCACTCGTCTTTATTACCAACTCCAAGAGCAGCAGAATCAAGATATGAATCGACTACAGAGAGCGCTAGATATCGTATTTCCAGAAGTGAATTCACTTTCATGGACACGCTACTCAAAAGCGTATATGAAATTCTTGTCAGCTTACCCTAGTGCTTCATCAATCGCCTTTGAAGATATCCGTAATCTTCGCAAGGCACTCAAAACAGAGGGAAGAGGCAGACAATGCAAAGTGACTGCAGAAGAAATCAGATACCTTGCCAAGCATTCTGTTGGCGAAGATAGCAGCTCCATTGATTTGGAAGTAACATCTATCATCGCTATCATCAATGCCAGAGAAGAACAGATTCGTATTTTGGAAAAGAAAATAGAAGAATTCAGTCACAAGCTAAACTCTCCTATCATTTCCATCCCTGGCATTTCTCATATCTCAGGAATGACAATTCTTGCGGAAATCGGAGATATCAATCACTTTCATAACACGGAAAATTTGATATCCTTTGCAGGAATGGATCCGCTTGTCTACCAGTCCGGCAAATATGACGCTACACATATGCCTATATCCAAGCACGGCTCAAGATATATGCGCAAGGCTCTGTATCAAGCCGTATTCACTGTCTGTAAATATTCTCCGACCTTCCATGCCTATTATACTAAAAAACGTAATCAAGGGAAGTCTCACAGATGTGCCCAAGGTCATTGTGCACGAAAGCTTCTCCGTGTGATATACAAACTTCTTAGTTCGAACTCTCCCTATGATCAAAATCATATTCACTGA